One window from the genome of Salisaeta longa DSM 21114 encodes:
- the pgeF gene encoding peptidoglycan editing factor PgeF, whose amino-acid sequence MSDPRIVLRPAVFSDVPTVRAAFSTRHGGVSTPPYASLNLGDHVGDDPARVATNRSRFCARLGRGPEALATAGQVHGAEVATVTAPGHTPFCDGLVTDVPGVVLAIAVADCAAVLLADPQSGVVGACHAGWRGAVAGVVRATVAAMTARGATPAHLRAYISPCIGPADFEVGPEVAAQFDAAFVRPPNGHARPHVDLPAALQAQLVAAGVPPDAIGADRLSTLSHTDRFFSYRAADGPTGRMFGAIVRQGPEQASAAAER is encoded by the coding sequence ATGTCTGATCCGCGGATTGTGCTGCGCCCGGCCGTTTTTTCGGACGTCCCCACGGTGCGCGCGGCCTTCAGCACGCGCCACGGCGGCGTGAGCACCCCGCCGTACGCCAGCCTCAACCTGGGCGATCATGTGGGCGACGACCCGGCCCGCGTGGCCACGAACCGGTCTCGGTTTTGCGCGCGCCTCGGGCGGGGGCCGGAGGCGCTGGCAACGGCCGGACAGGTGCATGGCGCCGAGGTGGCGACCGTAACGGCCCCCGGCCACACGCCCTTCTGCGATGGCCTCGTTACCGATGTGCCGGGGGTGGTGCTGGCAATTGCCGTCGCCGACTGCGCAGCGGTGCTGCTGGCCGATCCCCAAAGCGGCGTTGTGGGGGCGTGCCACGCGGGCTGGCGCGGGGCGGTGGCAGGCGTTGTGCGCGCCACCGTGGCGGCCATGACGGCCCGCGGCGCGACGCCCGCGCATCTCCGGGCGTACATCAGCCCGTGCATCGGGCCAGCCGACTTCGAGGTGGGGCCCGAGGTGGCGGCGCAGTTTGACGCGGCCTTCGTGCGCCCGCCCAACGGACACGCCAGGCCGCACGTCGATCTGCCGGCGGCGCTGCAGGCACAGCTCGTGGCCGCCGGCGTGCCGCCTGATGCCATCGGCGCCGATCGCCTCAGCACCCTGTCGCACACCGACCGCTTCTTTTCGTACCGGGCGGCCGATGGTCCCACCGGCCGCATGTTTGGAGCCATCGTCCGTCAAGGCCCCGAACAGGCATCAGCGGCTGCGGAGCGTTAG
- a CDS encoding S9 family peptidase, with protein MRLLCCLLALLVAGPLHAQPQPTAPPEPPEGPWSIKDVLKQRSLSQVDIGPQGQRILWVKRVPDFEEDRTTSDVYLTYRDDPNGGTAPATVRLTRSGNNSAPQWSPDGTHIAFRSSRATETKEDDGPQIWLMDARGGAPYPVTSLPHGAGDFQWRSNDELLVVARAKDTRYEQALKDAKDDAIVIEDTSLYYPTRLLRVNVHTQEVTRASNNQGRIRDVAVAPGGRYVVYSIDPSPVDADARRQPLQYLLDLQTGTRTELFTGQYFDPENYTWTPDGAGFYATDSFSSDPEHEGAGITELYYFTLADRSYQKVPLNWPNGVGYGGYAVTDDGVHVQLADGPLLKPRFYRKTAAGWQPQPIDDARLQHSTSFSIGPRGETVVFSHSTADTPPVYRVGSYARGTIRDEETLVTLNAYLDAKPIPRAEVVRWQGANGDTVNGILHYPLNYSPDRRYPLVTVIHGGPSGVDLDAWRLGWTVYAPLWAQRGAFVFRPNYHGSGHHGLAFVESIKGKYYELEIPDIVQGIQHLADEGLVDTDSLGVMGWSNGAILTIQLTVEHPELFTVAAPGAGDVNWTSDYGNCAFGARFDNSYFKGPPWEFTQHYIEKSPLFEMEKVITPTLIHFGTEDRAVPSEQGWEHYRALQQIGKAPVRYLRYPGEPHGFRRLSHQRRKVEEDLKWFDTYLFDTTSMEERVADRLLADTAPLARLERHAPPAMADGRYGVMQDGRLLPEMVALGDSLLVGRFEVTQAQWAAYSETSVPAGRANHPAHGLTAAQAQAYVDWLNAQTGASYRLPTQAEAKALQKQAGASENTPAYWAGYTPTADAYERIRARLLRQSPATLLMPVGSRPPGSADGVLLYDLNGNVAEWATTSSGAVPTGASAVTLTPTWSPDAPAVPPAYRGLRVVREAP; from the coding sequence ATGCGCCTGTTGTGTTGCCTGCTTGCCCTCCTCGTTGCCGGTCCGCTGCACGCCCAGCCCCAGCCCACAGCGCCCCCCGAGCCGCCCGAAGGCCCGTGGTCGATCAAGGATGTGCTGAAGCAGCGCTCGCTCTCGCAGGTCGACATCGGTCCGCAGGGGCAGCGCATCCTGTGGGTGAAGCGGGTGCCCGACTTCGAGGAGGACCGCACCACCTCCGATGTGTACCTGACCTACCGCGATGACCCCAACGGCGGCACCGCGCCGGCCACGGTGCGCCTGACCCGCAGCGGCAACAACAGCGCACCACAGTGGAGCCCCGACGGCACGCATATCGCGTTTCGCTCCTCCCGCGCCACAGAAACCAAAGAAGACGACGGGCCGCAGATCTGGCTGATGGACGCCCGCGGCGGCGCGCCCTACCCCGTCACGTCGCTGCCCCACGGGGCGGGCGACTTCCAATGGCGCTCGAACGATGAACTGCTCGTCGTGGCCCGCGCCAAGGACACGCGCTACGAGCAGGCCCTGAAGGACGCCAAAGACGACGCCATCGTCATCGAGGACACATCGCTGTACTACCCCACGCGCCTGTTGCGCGTCAACGTGCACACGCAAGAGGTGACGCGCGCGTCGAACAACCAGGGGCGCATCCGTGATGTTGCTGTTGCCCCCGGCGGCCGCTATGTGGTGTACAGCATCGACCCCTCGCCCGTCGATGCCGATGCCCGCCGGCAACCGCTGCAATACCTGCTGGACCTGCAAACGGGCACGCGCACCGAACTCTTCACCGGCCAATACTTCGATCCCGAAAACTACACGTGGACGCCCGACGGCGCCGGCTTCTATGCCACCGACTCGTTTAGCTCCGATCCGGAGCACGAGGGCGCCGGCATCACCGAACTCTACTACTTTACGCTGGCCGACCGCTCCTACCAAAAGGTGCCGCTCAACTGGCCCAACGGCGTGGGCTACGGCGGCTATGCCGTTACCGACGACGGCGTGCACGTGCAACTGGCCGACGGTCCGCTGCTCAAGCCGCGGTTCTATCGGAAGACCGCCGCAGGGTGGCAGCCGCAACCCATCGACGACGCCCGCCTGCAGCATAGCACCTCGTTTTCGATTGGGCCGCGGGGGGAAACCGTCGTGTTCAGCCACTCCACCGCCGACACGCCGCCGGTGTACCGCGTCGGATCGTACGCGCGCGGCACCATCCGCGACGAAGAAACGCTGGTGACGCTGAACGCCTACCTCGACGCCAAGCCCATCCCGCGGGCCGAGGTGGTGCGCTGGCAGGGCGCCAACGGCGATACCGTCAACGGCATCCTGCACTACCCGCTCAACTACAGCCCCGACCGCCGCTACCCGCTCGTTACCGTCATTCATGGCGGCCCAAGCGGCGTTGACCTCGACGCGTGGCGCCTGGGCTGGACCGTCTACGCCCCGCTGTGGGCGCAGCGCGGCGCGTTCGTCTTCCGCCCCAACTACCACGGCTCCGGCCATCACGGCCTCGCGTTCGTCGAGTCGATCAAGGGGAAATACTACGAGCTGGAAATTCCGGATATCGTGCAGGGCATTCAGCACCTGGCCGACGAGGGCCTCGTGGACACCGATTCGCTGGGCGTGATGGGCTGGTCGAACGGCGCCATCCTCACCATTCAGCTCACGGTAGAGCATCCCGAGCTGTTTACGGTAGCCGCGCCGGGGGCGGGCGACGTCAACTGGACGAGCGACTACGGCAACTGCGCGTTCGGCGCGCGCTTCGACAACTCGTACTTCAAGGGGCCACCGTGGGAATTCACCCAGCACTACATCGAAAAGAGTCCGCTGTTTGAGATGGAGAAGGTGATCACGCCCACGCTCATCCACTTTGGCACGGAAGACCGGGCCGTGCCCAGCGAACAGGGCTGGGAGCACTACCGCGCCCTGCAACAGATTGGGAAAGCCCCCGTGCGCTACCTCCGCTATCCCGGCGAGCCACACGGCTTCCGGCGCCTCTCGCATCAGCGGCGCAAGGTGGAAGAAGACCTGAAGTGGTTCGATACGTACCTGTTCGACACCACCTCGATGGAAGAGCGCGTGGCCGACCGGCTCCTTGCCGATACAGCACCGCTGGCACGGCTGGAACGCCACGCGCCGCCCGCGATGGCGGACGGGCGCTACGGCGTGATGCAGGACGGACGCTTGCTCCCGGAGATGGTGGCGCTGGGCGATTCGCTGCTCGTGGGCCGCTTTGAGGTGACGCAGGCGCAGTGGGCCGCGTATAGCGAAACTTCCGTGCCCGCAGGCCGCGCCAACCATCCGGCGCACGGCCTTACCGCCGCTCAGGCGCAAGCGTACGTCGACTGGCTGAATGCGCAGACCGGCGCGTCGTACCGCCTCCCCACGCAGGCAGAAGCCAAAGCGCTCCAGAAGCAGGCCGGGGCATCCGAGAACACCCCCGCGTACTGGGCCGGCTACACGCCCACCGCCGACGCCTACGAAAGGATTCGCGCGCGGCTGTTGCGCCAGTCGCCCGCCACGCTGCTGATGCCCGTGGGCAGCCGCCCGCCCGGCAGCGCCGACGGCGTGCTGCTGTACGACCTGAACGGCAACGTCGCCGAGTGGGCCACCACGTCCAGCGGCGCCGTGCCGACGGGCGCGTCGGCCGTGACGCTCACGCCAACCTGGAGCCCCGATGCGCCCGCTGTGCCCCCGGCCTATCGCGGCCTGCGGGTTGTGCGCGAAGCACCCTAA
- a CDS encoding peroxiredoxin, translating into MTETTTPVSESPPRLPRLNEPAPAFEAKTTHGMVSLDDYKGQWLVLFSHPADFTPVCTTEFVAFAEHYEEFQALNTELLGLSIDSYHSHIAWTQRIKEKLGVEILFPIIDDVSMDVASAYGMIHPGASDTASVRTTFIIDPEGVLRTMLYYPMEAGRSIAEVVRTVKALQTADAHAVATPEGWAPGQPVLLGSPQSLADAEGRITAADAEGYDCKDWYLCFKDVPETEGN; encoded by the coding sequence ATGACAGAGACAACTACACCAGTATCCGAGTCGCCCCCTCGTTTGCCGCGCCTCAATGAGCCGGCACCTGCGTTTGAAGCGAAAACCACGCACGGCATGGTATCGCTCGATGATTACAAGGGGCAGTGGCTGGTCCTATTTTCGCACCCAGCGGACTTTACCCCGGTGTGCACCACCGAGTTTGTGGCGTTCGCTGAGCACTACGAAGAGTTCCAGGCATTGAACACGGAATTGTTGGGGCTGTCCATCGACAGTTACCATTCCCATATCGCTTGGACGCAGCGCATTAAGGAGAAACTGGGGGTTGAAATCCTGTTTCCCATTATCGACGACGTATCGATGGATGTAGCCTCGGCCTATGGGATGATTCATCCCGGCGCGAGCGACACAGCATCGGTGCGCACCACATTTATCATCGATCCGGAGGGAGTCCTCCGTACGATGTTGTACTATCCAATGGAAGCAGGACGCTCGATTGCCGAAGTGGTTCGTACGGTGAAAGCGCTGCAAACGGCAGATGCCCATGCCGTTGCTACGCCGGAAGGGTGGGCGCCGGGACAGCCCGTTCTGCTCGGATCGCCACAGTCGCTTGCGGATGCCGAAGGGCGTATCACAGCCGCCGATGCGGAAGGATACGACTGCAAAGACTGGTACCTCTGCTTTAAAGATGTACCGGAAACCGAAGGGAATTAG
- the sppA gene encoding signal peptide peptidase SppA — protein sequence MRFLSTLLASVIGTLVGFAVLFLLAFLFFFAISLSSSPAPSVLPGSVLEVTIDGPIPERAADDPFAAAFGEGSSYDLIDLKGALRKAAADERIQAVWLRTRAAAPLQWATLEEIRHALMRFKESGKPLIASSEDFGMGEKAYFLASVADSVFAAPLAPFQLNGFSITQPFFAEALNKLNVEPKIVRAGQFKSAVEPFLRRNLSDANRLQLNALLETQNTHFKRAVAQARGVTPERLEQLADQNAVLGAEGALQAGLIDELRYYDEVSTLLRAKTNGTLTTVSVDGYKRVPAASVGLEPQSRGRIDVVYATGSIVSGDPSTNPFGNDQASAGSIPFREAMKEARTSDETKAVVLRINSPGGSAAASEAMWRAVRLTAAEKPVIVSMGDLAASGGYYIAAAADSIVANPLTITGSIGVFGLFFDASGLFEENLGVTFDGVQTSPLADIYSQVQPFTARERTLLEQSIDKTYNTFLQRVAAGRGMDTTRVHEIAQGRVWSGEDAKEVGLVDVLGGLHEAINIAAEKAGMGDGPHRVRLLPRPQTFIEQLNEQLYGQAAQLWQAWTASPLERLWMEQQRTLRRLAGMHGSTQARLPVSIGIN from the coding sequence ATGCGCTTTCTCTCCACGCTGCTCGCGAGCGTCATTGGCACGCTCGTGGGATTTGCTGTGCTGTTTCTCCTGGCGTTCCTCTTCTTTTTTGCCATCTCGCTCTCGTCGTCGCCGGCGCCGTCGGTGCTGCCCGGCTCGGTGCTCGAGGTGACCATCGACGGGCCGATCCCTGAGCGGGCCGCTGACGATCCCTTCGCGGCGGCGTTTGGCGAGGGCTCCAGCTACGACCTGATCGACCTGAAGGGTGCCCTGCGCAAGGCCGCGGCCGACGAGCGCATCCAGGCCGTGTGGCTGCGCACGCGCGCTGCAGCCCCGCTGCAGTGGGCCACGCTGGAAGAAATTCGTCACGCGCTGATGCGCTTTAAGGAGAGCGGCAAGCCGCTTATCGCCTCCAGCGAAGATTTTGGCATGGGCGAGAAGGCGTACTTTTTGGCCAGTGTGGCCGACAGCGTGTTTGCCGCCCCCCTGGCGCCGTTTCAGCTCAACGGCTTTTCCATCACGCAACCGTTCTTCGCCGAGGCGCTCAACAAGCTGAACGTGGAGCCGAAGATCGTGCGCGCTGGGCAGTTCAAAAGTGCGGTGGAGCCGTTCCTGCGGCGCAACCTCTCCGACGCCAACCGCCTGCAGCTCAACGCCTTGCTGGAAACGCAAAACACGCACTTTAAGCGGGCCGTCGCGCAGGCGCGGGGTGTGACGCCCGAGCGCCTGGAGCAACTGGCCGACCAAAACGCGGTGCTGGGCGCCGAGGGTGCACTGCAGGCTGGCCTAATCGACGAACTGCGCTATTACGATGAGGTGAGCACCCTGCTAAGGGCCAAAACCAACGGCACCCTCACCACCGTGTCGGTGGACGGGTACAAGCGCGTGCCGGCGGCGTCGGTGGGGCTGGAGCCGCAAAGCCGGGGCCGCATCGACGTGGTGTATGCCACCGGAAGCATTGTGAGCGGCGATCCAAGCACCAACCCGTTCGGCAACGATCAGGCCTCGGCCGGCTCCATTCCGTTCCGCGAAGCAATGAAAGAGGCGCGCACCAGCGACGAAACGAAGGCCGTGGTGCTGCGCATCAACTCGCCGGGCGGTAGCGCAGCGGCCTCCGAGGCGATGTGGCGCGCCGTGCGGCTCACCGCCGCCGAGAAGCCCGTCATCGTGTCGATGGGCGACCTCGCGGCTTCCGGCGGCTACTACATCGCGGCCGCTGCCGATTCCATCGTGGCCAACCCGCTCACCATCACCGGTTCCATCGGCGTCTTTGGCCTGTTCTTTGACGCGAGCGGCTTGTTCGAAGAGAACCTCGGGGTTACGTTCGACGGCGTGCAAACGAGTCCGCTGGCCGACATCTACTCCCAGGTTCAGCCCTTCACGGCCCGCGAGCGCACGCTCCTGGAGCAGTCAATCGACAAAACCTACAACACCTTCTTGCAGCGCGTGGCCGCCGGGCGGGGCATGGACACCACCCGCGTGCACGAGATTGCCCAGGGCCGCGTGTGGTCGGGCGAGGATGCCAAAGAGGTGGGCCTCGTCGATGTGCTAGGCGGCCTGCACGAGGCCATCAACATCGCGGCCGAAAAAGCCGGCATGGGCGACGGCCCGCACCGCGTGCGGCTTCTGCCCCGCCCGCAAACGTTCATCGAGCAGCTCAACGAGCAGCTCTACGGACAAGCGGCGCAGCTGTGGCAGGCCTGGACGGCCTCGCCGCTGGAGCGCCTCTGGATGGAACAGCAACGCACCCTGCGGCGCCTCGCGGGCATGCACGGATCAACCCAGGCGCGCCTGCCGGTGTCCATTGGTATCAACTGA
- the hrcA gene encoding heat-inducible transcriptional repressor HrcA, with amino-acid sequence MASLPDASHSERPSLSERERNILRLVVQQFIDTAGPVGSRSLAKRYDIGLSAASVRNTMRDLEDMGYLGHPYTSAGRVPTALGYRTFVDELMDTPSLSAAERETLKAELAALVRDTDTLLRESSRLLSRLTNLLGLAVSPNLSSGVLERLDAVPLTGQRLMFVLSVEGGLVKTIVLEFEMQDVRRSELDRMLSILNERLAGLTLQEIRDTHAERVQDIDDETGIIQLILNESAPLFSEPREGRLQLGGTQNILTQPEFQEPDDVRHLIEVIEDEDRVVQWLENVHEQDPQAVGEAFIRIGSETTREDMASFSIVTSPYRLGNTIGTLGVIGPTRMNYGRAVALVRTLAAELNRPAPESSRAA; translated from the coding sequence ATGGCTTCCCTCCCCGATGCATCCCATTCCGAGCGTCCGTCGCTCAGCGAGCGCGAGCGCAACATCCTGCGGCTCGTCGTGCAGCAGTTCATCGACACGGCCGGGCCGGTGGGATCGCGGTCGCTGGCCAAGCGGTACGACATTGGCCTGAGTGCCGCCTCGGTGCGCAACACCATGCGCGACCTGGAGGACATGGGCTACCTGGGCCATCCGTACACCTCCGCCGGCCGCGTGCCGACGGCCCTGGGCTATCGCACGTTCGTTGACGAGCTGATGGACACGCCCTCGCTTTCGGCTGCCGAGCGTGAGACCCTGAAAGCCGAGCTCGCGGCCCTCGTGCGCGACACCGATACGCTGCTGCGCGAAAGCTCGCGCCTGCTCAGCCGGCTCACCAACCTGCTGGGCCTCGCGGTCAGTCCCAACCTGTCGAGCGGCGTGCTGGAACGCCTCGACGCGGTGCCGCTCACCGGCCAGCGCCTCATGTTTGTGCTGAGCGTAGAGGGTGGCCTGGTGAAAACCATCGTCCTGGAGTTTGAGATGCAGGACGTGCGTCGCAGCGAACTCGACCGGATGCTTTCCATCTTGAACGAGCGCCTGGCCGGGCTCACGCTGCAGGAGATTCGCGACACGCACGCCGAGCGCGTGCAGGACATTGACGACGAAACCGGCATCATCCAGCTCATCCTGAACGAGTCCGCGCCGTTATTTAGCGAGCCGCGCGAGGGGCGCTTGCAACTGGGCGGCACGCAGAACATCTTGACGCAGCCCGAATTCCAGGAGCCGGATGACGTGCGCCACCTCATTGAAGTGATTGAGGACGAAGACCGCGTGGTTCAGTGGCTGGAAAATGTGCACGAGCAAGATCCGCAGGCAGTCGGCGAGGCGTTTATCCGCATCGGAAGCGAGACGACGCGCGAAGACATGGCGTCGTTTTCCATCGTGACCTCGCCGTACCGGCTGGGCAACACCATCGGCACGCTGGGGGTGATTGGGCCCACCCGCATGAACTACGGACGCGCCGTGGCCCTTGTGCGCACCCTGGCCGCCGAGTTGAACCGACCCGCCCCCGAATCCTCGCGGGCCGCGTAA
- a CDS encoding nucleotide exchange factor GrpE: MSTPDTPSNTETTEAQAADAQAADGQTPDAETTEAPETEESSPEALRDRIEALEEELEALEEERDAINNKLLRKAAEFENYRRRTDREQSRQFTAGKVDAVRAMLDVLDDLERSLDAADQLESADDPAAAYESLRGGVQMVHQKFLDELSALGVERIEAEGAAFDESLHEALMQQPTDDAAPGTVLSEARSGYRLGDRVIRYSRVIVATAPDDASDDAPDDTSTDA; encoded by the coding sequence GTGAGCACTCCCGACACGCCCTCCAACACCGAAACCACCGAAGCACAAGCCGCGGACGCTCAAGCGGCCGACGGACAAACCCCTGACGCTGAGACGACCGAGGCCCCTGAAACCGAAGAATCTTCGCCCGAGGCGCTGCGCGACCGCATCGAGGCGCTGGAAGAAGAGCTTGAAGCGCTCGAAGAAGAGCGCGACGCCATCAATAACAAGCTGCTACGCAAGGCGGCCGAGTTTGAAAACTACCGCCGGCGCACCGACCGCGAGCAGTCGCGGCAGTTTACCGCGGGTAAGGTGGACGCGGTGCGGGCCATGCTTGACGTGCTCGACGACCTGGAGCGCTCGCTGGACGCGGCCGATCAGCTCGAGTCGGCGGACGACCCCGCGGCGGCCTACGAGTCGCTGCGGGGCGGCGTGCAGATGGTCCACCAGAAGTTTTTGGACGAGCTGTCGGCGCTTGGCGTTGAGCGCATCGAAGCCGAAGGCGCTGCCTTCGACGAGTCGCTGCACGAGGCGCTCATGCAACAGCCCACCGACGACGCGGCCCCCGGCACGGTGCTCAGCGAGGCCCGCTCGGGCTATCGCCTCGGCGACCGCGTCATCCGTTACAGCCGCGTCATCGTCGCAACCGCCCCCGACGATGCCTCTGACGATGCGCCCGACGATACCTCTACCGACGCTTAA
- the dnaJ gene encoding molecular chaperone DnaJ, whose product MPQDYYDTLGLDSSASDKDIKRAYRKMAMEYHPDRNPDDPEAEQKFKAAAEAYEVLSDPKKRQRYDQYGHAGLGESGNGVGFQDINDIFSAFNDIFGGAASGRSRRTRGRPGSDLRVTLPLTLEEIAQGVEKNIKVRKYTACEVCDGTGAEGGLEGENYVMCDQCDGTGEMRQVSQSVFGQFVNVQACPKCNGEGRIIENKCQNCGGQGRLEGEETVSVTVPAGVMEGNYLTISDAGNAGLRGGPAGDLRIEIKQKDHAEFVRDGLDIYYDLHLSFPEATLGTEVEIPTLKGRARLQVDAGVQPGRILRMKGRGLPDLNSNRTGDQMIRVHVWTPQQLDDDEFEILEELYDHPNFQPDPEPGTPKKSFFNRVRDVFS is encoded by the coding sequence ATGCCGCAGGACTATTACGACACGCTGGGCCTCGATTCCAGCGCTTCTGACAAAGACATCAAGCGGGCCTATCGCAAGATGGCCATGGAATACCACCCGGACCGCAACCCCGACGATCCGGAGGCGGAGCAAAAGTTTAAGGCGGCGGCGGAGGCGTACGAGGTGCTCTCCGACCCCAAAAAGCGCCAGCGCTACGATCAGTATGGCCACGCGGGCCTCGGCGAAAGCGGCAACGGCGTCGGCTTTCAGGACATCAATGACATCTTCAGCGCCTTCAACGACATCTTTGGCGGCGCCGCTTCCGGCCGCTCGCGGCGCACCCGCGGGCGCCCCGGCAGCGATCTGCGCGTCACGTTGCCGCTTACCCTGGAGGAGATTGCGCAGGGCGTTGAGAAAAACATTAAGGTGCGTAAGTACACCGCCTGCGAGGTGTGCGACGGCACCGGGGCCGAAGGCGGCCTGGAGGGCGAAAACTACGTGATGTGCGACCAGTGCGACGGCACCGGCGAGATGCGACAGGTGTCGCAATCCGTGTTTGGGCAGTTTGTCAACGTGCAGGCGTGTCCGAAGTGCAACGGCGAGGGCCGCATCATCGAAAACAAGTGCCAAAATTGCGGCGGTCAGGGACGCTTAGAGGGCGAAGAAACCGTATCGGTAACGGTGCCCGCGGGCGTCATGGAGGGCAACTACCTCACGATCTCCGACGCGGGCAACGCGGGCTTGCGCGGCGGTCCGGCGGGTGACTTGCGCATCGAGATCAAGCAGAAAGACCACGCGGAATTTGTGCGCGACGGTCTCGACATTTACTACGACCTGCACCTGTCTTTCCCCGAAGCTACGCTGGGTACCGAGGTGGAAATTCCAACCCTGAAGGGCCGTGCGCGCTTGCAGGTGGATGCCGGCGTGCAGCCGGGGCGCATCCTGCGTATGAAGGGGCGCGGCCTGCCCGACCTCAACAGCAATCGCACGGGCGACCAGATGATTCGGGTGCACGTGTGGACGCCGCAGCAACTGGACGACGACGAGTTTGAGATCCTCGAAGAACTCTACGATCATCCAAACTTTCAACCCGACCCGGAACCGGGCACGCCGAAGAAGTCGTTCTTCAACCGCGTCCGTGACGTGTTTTCGTAA
- a CDS encoding flavin reductase family protein, whose translation MSDPSTSERFRSAMRRVPSPVVVVTAAGPSGGRGITIGSFTSVALEPPLVSFNVAHDASMHALLERAERYAVHVLTEEQAHLAQHFALPDLSADELWAPVAHERRADGLPVLADTSAVLLCTPHGALPAGDHTLFVGRVMDVVLPPDAGAVLYYKRDYHAVGSTLRSKRFSPVNRGSSASS comes from the coding sequence ATGTCCGATCCCTCCACATCCGAACGTTTTCGCTCGGCGATGCGCCGCGTGCCCTCGCCCGTTGTTGTTGTTACGGCCGCCGGTCCGTCGGGCGGGCGCGGCATCACGATTGGGTCGTTTACGAGCGTTGCGCTTGAGCCGCCGCTGGTGAGCTTCAACGTGGCGCACGATGCCAGCATGCATGCGTTGCTGGAGCGGGCCGAGCGGTACGCGGTGCATGTGCTTACGGAGGAACAGGCGCACCTGGCGCAGCACTTTGCCCTGCCCGACCTATCGGCCGACGAGCTGTGGGCGCCCGTGGCGCATGAGCGCCGGGCCGACGGGCTGCCGGTGCTGGCCGATACGTCGGCTGTGCTCCTGTGCACGCCGCACGGGGCGCTTCCGGCAGGCGACCACACCCTCTTTGTGGGCCGCGTGATGGACGTGGTGCTGCCGCCCGATGCGGGCGCGGTGCTGTACTACAAGCGCGACTATCACGCCGTGGGCAGCACGCTGCGGTCGAAGCGGTTCTCGCCCGTAAACCGCGGATCGAGCGCGTCGTCGTGA
- a CDS encoding TIGR02757 family protein yields the protein MPAPAPSLPDALRDLKRYLDGLVARYEQPAFIDHDPIGIPHGFDDPKDQAVIGLYAALLAWGRRSTVINKLEELSARMDYRPHRFVWTFDAERDAAALDGFVHRTFQPTDAFWFTHNLHRALRTHGSIEALFADHLSPDAPHVGPAIQGFSTTLLNADPRTPQRLRKHLARPAAKSACKRINMYLRWMVRPGPVDFGLWTRITPDQLLLPVDVHAGRQARALGLLDRKSNDWKAVQRLTDICRRMAPHDPARYDFAFFGIGAHDDALDPRFTGENRFDRSVLPTA from the coding sequence ATGCCTGCTCCTGCCCCTTCGCTGCCCGACGCCCTCCGCGACCTGAAGCGTTACCTCGACGGCCTCGTGGCGCGCTACGAACAGCCCGCCTTCATCGACCACGACCCCATCGGCATCCCGCACGGCTTCGACGATCCAAAGGATCAGGCCGTCATCGGGCTGTACGCGGCCCTGCTCGCGTGGGGACGGCGCAGCACCGTCATCAACAAGCTGGAGGAGCTGTCGGCGCGCATGGACTACCGGCCGCATCGGTTTGTGTGGACGTTCGATGCGGAACGCGACGCGGCCGCCCTCGACGGCTTCGTGCACCGCACCTTTCAGCCAACCGATGCCTTCTGGTTCACGCACAACCTGCACCGCGCGCTCCGAACCCACGGAAGCATCGAAGCCCTCTTTGCCGATCACCTATCCCCCGACGCCCCGCACGTCGGGCCGGCCATTCAGGGGTTTAGCACCACCCTCCTGAACGCCGATCCGCGCACGCCGCAGCGCCTGCGCAAGCACCTGGCGCGGCCCGCGGCCAAGAGCGCCTGCAAGCGGATCAACATGTACCTGCGGTGGATGGTGCGCCCCGGGCCCGTCGATTTTGGGCTGTGGACGCGCATCACCCCCGACCAACTGCTGCTACCGGTGGATGTGCATGCCGGACGGCAGGCCCGCGCGCTTGGGCTACTCGACCGAAAGTCGAACGACTGGAAGGCGGTGCAGCGCCTCACCGACATCTGCCGCCGCATGGCGCCGCACGACCCGGCGCGCTACGACTTTGCATTCTTTGGCATTGGCGCTCACGACGACGCGCTCGATCCGCGGTTTACGGGCGAGAACCGCTTCGACCGCAGCGTGCTGCCCACGGCGTGA